A window of the Desulforapulum autotrophicum HRM2 genome harbors these coding sequences:
- a CDS encoding LOG family protein — MRQKKSSNGKYPIDDFKSGESWRLFKIMGEFVEGIDTLHNIGPAVTIFGSARTAPDSPYFKKAEAIAALFVKAGFGVITGGGGGIMEAANKGANSAGGTSVGLNINLPHEQAPNPYTTIEMEFNYFFIRKVMFIKYAQAYVIIPGGFGTLDELFEAVTLIQTHRIKPLPVILVGSDYWSGLVDWIRASLLDNGMISPENLDIFKVLDDPQEIVNAVLEYRKKESN, encoded by the coding sequence ATGAGACAGAAAAAATCTTCCAATGGGAAATATCCCATTGACGACTTTAAAAGCGGTGAATCTTGGCGGCTTTTCAAAATCATGGGCGAGTTTGTCGAAGGAATTGACACCCTGCACAATATCGGCCCTGCGGTCACCATTTTCGGGTCAGCCCGAACCGCTCCAGACTCCCCCTACTTTAAAAAGGCAGAAGCCATTGCTGCCCTTTTTGTCAAGGCAGGATTCGGCGTCATCACCGGCGGCGGCGGCGGCATTATGGAGGCTGCAAACAAGGGTGCCAATTCAGCCGGCGGAACCTCGGTCGGCCTAAACATCAATCTGCCCCACGAACAGGCACCCAACCCCTATACCACCATTGAAATGGAGTTCAACTACTTCTTTATCCGCAAGGTGATGTTCATCAAATATGCCCAGGCCTACGTTATCATTCCCGGTGGGTTCGGCACCCTTGACGAACTATTTGAGGCAGTTACACTGATCCAGACCCATCGAATTAAACCCCTGCCTGTCATCCTGGTTGGCAGCGACTACTGGTCAGGCCTTGTGGACTGGATCAGGGCAAGTTTGCTCGACAATGGGATGATATCACCGGAGAACCTCGATATATTCAAAGTGCTGGACGATCCCCAGGAAATTGTAAATGCGGTTTTGGAATACAGGAAAAAGGAAAGTAATTGA
- a CDS encoding Lon protease family protein, which produces MQQKFKIQARDIVKALPSGLFDFQDTSQLPPLDTIIGQKRAVEAIDFGLNMKGPEYNIFVTGLEGTGKSTIVKKLVHEHALDHEIPQDLCLVNNFDDAYRPVVIEMPAGSAVYFSRSMTQFIEVLKTKILDLFKTPQFNEQQNAIEKETLDRQKELFDGIERFAREKGVSIVRADPEYQVVPLHDGQPMSNEAYQALDESLRKTIDDGMAEVQDKLQTCLMEINTLGEETKAQLKTLVAARVEELISEQIDPIRYYFKDCSDIQTYLKKVTADIIENISLFLGRQTREDLEQEKFLEMTRALVKKYQVNVLVDRRQERGAPVVFEPNPNFHNLFGKIEKKPAMGSFETDFTMVLAGSLLKANGGYLIINIEPLLVNPAVWEALKSTLQESRLRIEDMPGQADYGMPSLKPAPIPLNVKVILVGGYEPFRLLQSEDSRFNKIFKVRADFDYEAEKTDENLYNYARFIARVCGNEALLGFTAQGVEAVIEYGSRMVADQHKLSLRFGQILGVLKEADYWAKKTGAPVVDGEHVAKALNQFRFRHNLYEEKMLEQFEDQSVLMDVHGSVVGQVNALAVYDMGEIAFGRPTRITAESYMGTPGIISIERESDLSGETHDKGVMIVAGYLGRMFARNYPLSVSISITFEQSYYGIDGDSASSTELYAVLSSLSGVPIRQEVAVTGSVNQKGEIQAIGGVNEKIEGFYDICVKKGLTKNQGVMIPASNMRNLVLRKDVVDAIEQGMFHLYQVTRIEQGIEVLTGVRAGEPDESGVYPPETLFGKVHEKLKRYHELSTMFNR; this is translated from the coding sequence ATGCAGCAAAAGTTCAAGATTCAGGCCCGGGATATTGTCAAAGCATTACCCTCGGGATTGTTTGATTTTCAGGATACGTCCCAGTTACCCCCCCTGGACACGATAATTGGCCAAAAAAGAGCTGTTGAAGCCATTGACTTTGGTTTGAACATGAAGGGCCCAGAGTATAATATTTTTGTAACAGGCCTTGAAGGAACTGGAAAATCAACCATTGTCAAAAAACTTGTCCATGAACATGCCCTGGACCATGAGATCCCTCAAGACCTTTGCCTGGTCAATAACTTTGACGATGCTTACCGTCCGGTTGTCATTGAAATGCCGGCAGGATCGGCCGTTTATTTCAGCAGAAGCATGACCCAGTTCATCGAAGTACTCAAGACCAAGATCCTGGATCTGTTTAAAACTCCCCAGTTCAACGAACAGCAGAACGCCATTGAGAAAGAAACCCTGGACCGTCAAAAAGAGCTGTTTGACGGAATTGAACGCTTTGCCCGGGAAAAAGGTGTTTCCATCGTCAGGGCTGATCCAGAGTATCAGGTTGTACCCCTCCATGATGGGCAACCCATGTCAAATGAGGCCTACCAGGCACTGGATGAAAGCCTGCGCAAAACCATTGACGATGGCATGGCTGAGGTCCAAGATAAACTCCAGACCTGCCTCATGGAAATCAATACCCTTGGTGAAGAGACCAAGGCTCAGCTGAAGACCCTGGTTGCCGCAAGAGTCGAAGAGTTGATTTCAGAACAGATCGATCCGATTCGTTACTATTTCAAGGATTGCAGTGATATCCAAACCTACCTGAAAAAGGTCACAGCGGATATTATTGAAAATATTTCCCTGTTTCTGGGCAGGCAGACCCGGGAGGATCTTGAACAGGAAAAATTCCTTGAGATGACCCGGGCCCTTGTGAAAAAATATCAGGTCAATGTCCTTGTGGATCGCAGACAGGAACGAGGGGCGCCTGTGGTGTTTGAGCCCAATCCAAACTTTCATAATCTGTTTGGCAAAATTGAAAAAAAACCGGCCATGGGTTCGTTTGAGACTGATTTTACCATGGTTCTGGCAGGGTCTCTGCTCAAAGCCAATGGGGGATACCTGATCATCAACATTGAACCCCTTCTGGTCAATCCTGCTGTATGGGAAGCCTTGAAAAGTACACTCCAGGAATCCAGACTCAGGATTGAAGACATGCCCGGTCAGGCAGACTACGGTATGCCCTCGTTGAAGCCTGCCCCCATCCCCCTTAATGTCAAGGTTATTCTGGTGGGGGGCTACGAACCGTTCAGGCTTTTACAGAGCGAGGATTCCCGGTTCAACAAGATATTCAAGGTCAGGGCTGATTTTGACTACGAAGCTGAAAAGACAGACGAGAACCTATACAATTATGCACGGTTTATTGCCCGGGTTTGCGGGAATGAGGCCCTGCTGGGTTTTACGGCCCAGGGGGTTGAGGCAGTCATTGAATATGGCAGCCGCATGGTGGCGGACCAGCACAAACTTTCCCTCAGGTTTGGACAGATCCTCGGTGTTCTCAAGGAGGCTGATTACTGGGCAAAGAAAACAGGAGCCCCAGTGGTCGACGGTGAACATGTGGCAAAGGCTTTGAACCAGTTCCGGTTTCGCCACAACCTTTACGAGGAAAAGATGCTCGAGCAATTTGAGGATCAGTCAGTCCTCATGGATGTCCATGGCAGTGTTGTCGGCCAGGTCAATGCCCTTGCCGTGTATGACATGGGTGAAATCGCGTTTGGACGGCCTACACGGATTACAGCGGAATCCTATATGGGAACGCCCGGAATCATCAGTATTGAACGTGAATCGGATCTGTCAGGGGAGACCCATGACAAGGGCGTGATGATTGTTGCAGGCTACCTTGGCAGGATGTTTGCCCGCAATTACCCATTGAGCGTGAGCATCAGCATCACCTTTGAGCAGAGCTATTACGGTATTGACGGCGACAGCGCCTCTTCAACCGAGCTTTACGCCGTGCTTTCAAGCCTGTCCGGGGTCCCCATTCGCCAGGAAGTAGCTGTTACCGGTTCTGTGAACCAGAAAGGAGAAATCCAGGCCATTGGGGGTGTGAACGAAAAAATCGAGGGGTTTTACGACATCTGCGTTAAAAAGGGCCTCACCAAAAATCAGGGCGTCATGATTCCCGCCTCAAACATGAGAAATCTTGTATTGAGAAAGGATGTGGTCGATGCCATTGAACAAGGGATGTTTCATCTCTATCAGGTCACCCGGATTGAACAGGGCATTGAGGTCCTGACCGGTGTCAGGGCCGGTGAACCCGACGAAAGCGGAGTCTACCCTCCCGAAACGCTGTTTGGAAAAGTCCATGAAAAGTTAAAGAGATACCATGAACTTTCCACCATGTTCAATAGATAA
- the recD2 gene encoding SF1B family DNA helicase RecD2: MQLSHTGVIEESLQGIVERVTFHNADNGWSILRVTPFGNPQGHETVIVHQTKVFAGATMAFTGTWTVHPKFGRQFQATTAQEKKPATTAALEKYIGSGLIKGVGPKTAKKIVRHFNDQTLDVFEQSIERLTEVPGIARKRLKTIEKAWIEHRAIRNVMMFLQSHGISTLFAVKIYKLYGDSAIDTVSRDPYQLANDFYGIGFFSADKVALSIGLSLDSPQRIMAGIEHVLAAGRNFGHCFLTFSQINQQASELLQLDLTHGLTRLLDQMEQDRLVMVRHLVIDNKVAEPCYYSRSLYFDERYVAKRVKASIGPCPVDRQRVTAWIHRYCRVNAMELSLEQAASVEGIVGEPFSVLTGGPGCGKTTTTRVLVELIRAMGRSVLLAAPTGRAAQRMEELIGQEAKTIHRLLGWQNGSFRKNEKSPLDCDFLIVDECSMLDITLTASLLKAVPAACQVVFIGDSDQLPSVGAGNVLKDIIASNSVACFRLTEIFRQARESLIIKYAHKINQGEIPWIESPFKRPDAWQQRVDCLFVDADEATREQLTFINRVKRLVDDPRENQTSRVSNPFEFGVNDPGLHGNPITIPKKFQHVDLQQVCGAKTEIEELKAVLKKVHPWSSLRYGYTALDTVKMLFQHWIPKYYGSSSEIQILTPMTRGTLGTINLNRVIQAAVNPLTHGTAQLKVGERIFRVGDRVIHRKNNYDLGVFNGDIGRIVSIDNVELTCVVSFFPDGREVIYQKEEVIELDLAYAVTIHKSQGSEFEIVIIPVMTQHYKMLFRNLIYTGLTRARTLALFVGTRKALAMAVMNQDTGQRQTALEQLLAQPLLN, encoded by the coding sequence ATGCAGTTATCCCATACCGGCGTCATTGAAGAAAGCCTCCAGGGAATTGTGGAACGGGTTACCTTTCACAATGCCGACAACGGATGGTCCATTCTCAGGGTCACTCCCTTTGGCAATCCCCAGGGCCATGAGACGGTCATTGTTCACCAGACCAAGGTGTTTGCCGGTGCCACCATGGCATTTACCGGCACCTGGACTGTCCATCCCAAATTCGGACGCCAGTTCCAGGCAACAACGGCCCAGGAAAAAAAACCGGCAACAACGGCAGCCCTTGAAAAATATATTGGCTCGGGATTAATCAAGGGGGTTGGTCCAAAGACGGCAAAAAAGATAGTCCGCCATTTCAACGACCAGACCCTGGATGTGTTTGAACAGTCCATTGAACGGTTGACTGAGGTGCCCGGAATCGCACGAAAAAGACTCAAAACCATTGAAAAAGCCTGGATCGAACATCGGGCCATCCGAAACGTCATGATGTTTCTCCAGTCCCACGGCATCAGCACCCTTTTTGCCGTAAAAATCTACAAGTTATATGGTGACTCGGCCATTGACACGGTCAGCCGGGACCCCTATCAGCTGGCAAACGATTTTTACGGCATTGGTTTCTTTTCGGCGGACAAGGTGGCCCTGAGCATCGGTCTCAGCCTTGACAGCCCCCAGCGGATCATGGCCGGAATAGAGCATGTGCTGGCTGCGGGCAGAAATTTCGGACACTGTTTTCTAACCTTTTCCCAGATCAATCAGCAGGCCTCAGAACTTCTGCAGCTTGACCTTACCCATGGTCTGACCCGGCTTCTCGATCAGATGGAACAGGACAGGCTTGTCATGGTACGTCACCTGGTGATTGACAACAAGGTGGCAGAGCCCTGCTATTATTCCAGGTCCCTCTACTTTGACGAACGCTATGTTGCAAAAAGGGTTAAGGCATCCATTGGGCCGTGCCCGGTTGACCGACAAAGAGTTACCGCTTGGATCCACCGCTATTGCAGGGTAAACGCCATGGAACTAAGCCTTGAGCAGGCCGCATCGGTGGAGGGAATCGTGGGTGAACCCTTCTCTGTCCTCACCGGGGGACCCGGATGCGGCAAGACCACCACCACAAGGGTTCTGGTGGAATTGATCCGGGCCATGGGACGCAGCGTCCTTCTTGCTGCGCCCACGGGTCGGGCGGCCCAGCGCATGGAGGAACTCATCGGCCAGGAGGCAAAGACCATCCACCGGCTGCTGGGATGGCAAAACGGCAGTTTCAGGAAAAACGAAAAAAGCCCCCTTGATTGCGATTTTCTCATTGTGGACGAATGCTCCATGCTTGACATCACCCTCACTGCCTCCCTTTTAAAGGCCGTGCCGGCAGCGTGCCAGGTGGTCTTTATCGGAGATTCAGACCAGCTGCCCTCAGTGGGGGCGGGAAATGTCCTCAAAGACATCATTGCCTCCAACAGCGTGGCCTGCTTTCGACTGACAGAAATTTTCAGGCAGGCCCGGGAATCGCTGATCATCAAGTATGCCCACAAGATCAACCAGGGTGAAATACCCTGGATTGAATCGCCGTTTAAACGACCTGACGCATGGCAACAACGGGTGGACTGCCTTTTTGTGGATGCAGACGAGGCCACCCGCGAGCAGCTCACCTTTATCAACCGGGTTAAACGGCTGGTTGACGACCCCCGGGAGAATCAAACCAGCAGGGTGTCCAACCCCTTTGAATTCGGCGTCAACGACCCTGGGCTCCATGGAAACCCAATCACCATCCCGAAAAAATTCCAGCATGTGGATCTGCAGCAGGTCTGTGGTGCAAAAACAGAAATTGAAGAACTTAAAGCTGTGTTGAAAAAGGTTCATCCCTGGTCCTCCCTGCGCTATGGATATACAGCCCTTGATACGGTGAAAATGCTCTTTCAGCACTGGATACCCAAGTACTATGGCAGCAGCAGCGAAATCCAGATTCTCACCCCCATGACCAGGGGAACCCTTGGAACAATCAACCTCAACCGGGTCATCCAGGCGGCTGTCAATCCGTTGACACATGGAACGGCCCAGCTGAAAGTCGGAGAGAGAATTTTCAGGGTCGGTGATCGGGTTATCCATCGAAAAAACAATTATGATCTGGGGGTGTTCAACGGAGACATCGGCAGGATTGTCTCCATTGATAATGTCGAACTTACATGCGTTGTTTCATTCTTTCCTGACGGCCGGGAGGTCATCTACCAGAAGGAGGAGGTCATTGAGCTTGACCTTGCCTATGCCGTTACCATCCACAAATCCCAGGGCAGCGAGTTTGAAATAGTCATCATCCCGGTCATGACCCAGCACTATAAGATGCTGTTTCGCAACCTCATTTATACGGGACTGACAAGGGCCAGAACCCTGGCCCTGTTTGTGGGAACAAGAAAGGCCCTGGCCATGGCCGTGATGAACCAGGATACCGGTCAGAGACAGACAGCCCTGGAGCAACTTCTGGCGCAACCGCTGTTGAACTGA
- a CDS encoding cold-shock protein, whose amino-acid sequence MANGIVKWFNDSKGFGFIEQENGKDVFVHHSGINATGFKSLNEGDRVSFDIEEGPKGPSATNVTVI is encoded by the coding sequence ATGGCTAATGGTATCGTAAAATGGTTTAACGACTCAAAAGGTTTTGGATTTATTGAACAGGAAAACGGAAAAGATGTATTTGTGCATCACAGCGGCATTAATGCAACAGGATTTAAATCCCTGAACGAAGGAGACCGTGTTTCATTTGATATTGAAGAAGGTCCTAAGGGCCCCTCTGCAACAAATGTAACTGTTATATAG
- the efpL gene encoding elongation factor P-like protein EfpL, whose product MPKACDLKRGSVVEIDNQVYTVKQVDVKSPSARGAATLYKIRFNNVKTRQKHEQTFKGNDMVTGVDLARRSVQYLYPDGPIHVFMDNDTYVQYMISQDGIEDELVWLTDGMEGLVALIIEEEMVSLEVPNALVFEISETAPGIKGASASARTKPAVLANGVEIQVPEYLEPGELIKVNTETRKFMSKA is encoded by the coding sequence ATGCCAAAGGCGTGCGATTTAAAAAGAGGCAGTGTTGTTGAGATTGACAACCAGGTGTACACGGTAAAGCAGGTGGATGTGAAATCTCCTTCTGCAAGGGGTGCTGCAACCCTTTACAAGATCCGGTTCAACAATGTTAAAACCCGGCAGAAACATGAACAGACCTTTAAGGGCAACGACATGGTCACAGGGGTTGACCTTGCCCGACGCTCGGTCCAGTACCTCTACCCGGATGGACCCATCCATGTGTTCATGGACAACGACACCTATGTGCAATACATGATCTCCCAGGATGGTATTGAAGATGAGCTTGTGTGGCTCACCGACGGCATGGAGGGGCTTGTGGCTCTGATCATTGAAGAAGAAATGGTCTCCCTTGAAGTGCCCAACGCCCTTGTGTTTGAAATCAGCGAAACAGCACCGGGAATTAAAGGTGCCAGCGCATCGGCACGGACCAAACCGGCAGTTCTGGCCAACGGAGTTGAGATTCAAGTGCCTGAATACCTTGAACCCGGCGAACTGATAAAGGTTAACACGGAAACAAGAAAATTCATGTCAAAGGCCTAA
- a CDS encoding RNA methyltransferase: MSRVKQKYKQDGFYGIGLIHSVKGLNIGTLWRSAYILGASFIFTIGNRYSRQPGDVTRTWTRIPLFHHDTFEDFYSHLPHDTRLIGVEMGDTAVALDRFDHPSRAVYLLGNEQLGLSPGVMEKCHRLVKLPGAFSLNVAVAGSLVMYDRVSKISHAFPGRL; this comes from the coding sequence ATGTCAAGGGTGAAGCAGAAATACAAGCAGGACGGTTTCTACGGAATTGGTTTGATCCACTCGGTCAAGGGGCTCAACATCGGCACCCTGTGGCGGTCGGCCTATATTCTCGGGGCGTCGTTTATCTTTACCATAGGAAACCGCTACAGCCGCCAACCCGGGGATGTCACCCGGACCTGGACCAGGATTCCCCTGTTTCACCATGACACCTTTGAAGACTTTTACAGCCATCTGCCCCATGACACACGGCTTATAGGGGTTGAAATGGGGGATACCGCGGTTGCCCTGGACCGTTTTGACCACCCTTCACGGGCCGTCTATCTCCTGGGTAATGAACAGCTGGGGTTGTCACCCGGGGTGATGGAAAAATGCCATCGTTTGGTAAAACTGCCCGGAGCGTTCAGCCTGAATGTTGCCGTTGCAGGAAGTCTTGTCATGTATGACCGGGTCTCAAAAATCTCCCATGCTTTTCCCGGGAGGTTGTAA